The Fictibacillus arsenicus genome contains a region encoding:
- a CDS encoding class I SAM-dependent methyltransferase, which produces MNGEEFDELVSFFDSMARTSWLKRVHDTLKETTGSWKDKDILDVGCGTGRLLLRGAEEANKLVGVDLSSEMVKASIQQFFYHELSGKSQFLVADAENLPFEDESFHLSLSTCVMFLLPDPSKGINEINRVLKKDGLIAMLNPSEKMSQETAAQYAKENDISGFERTALLKWSNVSTRRHRYTADEMTALLEELHFSEVTHKEVLGGLAIISMAKKEQDS; this is translated from the coding sequence ATGAACGGTGAAGAATTCGATGAGCTAGTATCTTTTTTTGACAGCATGGCACGGACATCTTGGCTAAAAAGAGTTCATGATACGTTGAAAGAAACGACAGGATCTTGGAAAGATAAGGACATTTTAGATGTTGGATGCGGAACTGGCAGGTTATTGCTCCGCGGAGCAGAAGAAGCAAACAAACTAGTAGGGGTTGATCTTTCATCAGAAATGGTGAAAGCGAGTATTCAGCAATTTTTCTATCATGAACTAAGCGGGAAGAGCCAGTTTTTGGTAGCTGATGCAGAAAACCTGCCTTTTGAAGATGAATCTTTTCATCTATCATTATCAACTTGCGTGATGTTTTTATTGCCAGATCCATCGAAGGGTATAAACGAGATAAATCGTGTACTGAAAAAAGATGGCCTGATCGCCATGCTTAATCCGAGCGAAAAGATGAGTCAAGAAACTGCTGCTCAGTACGCAAAAGAAAATGATATTTCTGGTTTTGAAAGAACGGCGTTATTGAAATGGTCGAATGTCAGTACAAGAAGACACCGTTATACGGCAGATGAAATGACGGCATTGCTCGAAGAACTTCATTTTTCAGAGGTAACACACAAAGAAGTACTCGGTGGACTTGCCATTATCAGCATGGCAAAAAAAGAGCAGGACAGCTAA
- a CDS encoding dihydroorotate dehydrogenase: MSRLSVSLPGLNMKNPILPASGCFGFGKEYAKWYDLSLLGGITIKAATLEGRFGNPTPRVAETESGMLNAIGLQNPGVKGIIENELPALEPYNIPILANIAGSTEEEYIEVTRQISASPLVSAVELNISCPNVKEGGIQFGTHYKSAADLTKKVKNVSEKPVYVKLSPNVSNITEMAEAVEEAGADGLSMINTLVGMKLDWRTGNPILANKTGGLSGPAIKPVAIRMIYEVSQKVSLPIIGMGGVSTAEDVLEMMSAGASAVAVGTANFVNPYVCPEIIEKLPELLDEIGVEQISEMTGRSLRQWKTPLSSR, from the coding sequence ATGAGCAGGTTGAGTGTTTCATTGCCTGGACTGAATATGAAGAATCCCATTCTGCCAGCATCAGGCTGTTTTGGATTCGGAAAAGAATACGCAAAATGGTACGACTTAAGCCTATTAGGCGGAATCACAATTAAGGCAGCTACCCTTGAAGGGCGATTCGGTAACCCTACACCACGTGTAGCGGAAACAGAAAGCGGCATGCTGAATGCAATAGGACTTCAGAATCCAGGGGTTAAAGGAATCATAGAAAATGAACTTCCTGCATTAGAGCCTTATAACATTCCCATCCTTGCTAACATTGCGGGATCGACTGAAGAAGAGTATATAGAAGTAACAAGACAAATCTCTGCTTCACCTCTAGTAAGTGCTGTAGAACTAAACATTTCTTGTCCTAATGTTAAAGAAGGCGGAATCCAGTTCGGAACACATTATAAATCTGCTGCTGATTTAACAAAAAAAGTGAAAAATGTTTCTGAAAAACCTGTTTACGTTAAACTTTCTCCGAACGTATCGAATATCACAGAAATGGCTGAAGCCGTTGAAGAAGCGGGTGCTGACGGTTTATCTATGATCAACACGCTTGTAGGCATGAAGCTTGATTGGAGAACAGGAAACCCTATACTAGCTAACAAAACAGGCGGACTTTCAGGACCAGCGATCAAACCGGTAGCCATCCGTATGATCTATGAAGTGAGCCAAAAAGTTTCGCTTCCAATTATAGGGATGGGCGGAGTGAGTACGGCTGAGGATGTTTTAGAAATGATGTCAGCGGGTGCTTCGGCTGTTGCAGTTGGAACGGCAAACTTCGTAAACCCATATGTGTGTCCGGAAATTATTGAGAAGCTTCCCGAGTTGTTAGATGAGATAGGCGTCGAGCAGATCAGTGAAATGACTGGAAGGAGTTTGAGGCAATGGAAAACCCCGTTATCATCGCGTTAG
- the carB gene encoding carbamoyl-phosphate synthase large subunit, translated as MPKRHDIRKILVIGSGPIVIGQAAEFDYAGTQACQALKEEGYEVVLVNSNPATIMTDPNMADKVYIEPLTLEFVSRIIRQERPDGLLATLGGQTGLNLAVELFNSGILEEYNVEFLGTKLPSIQQAEDRDLFRELMRELNEPVPESAIVHNMDEAREFVEEHGYPVIIRPAFTLGGTGGGIVTDKEEFLEITPAGLHASPVGQVLIEKSIAGFKEIEYEVMRDKNDTAIVVCNMENIDPVGIHTGDSIVVAPSQTLTDRDYQLLRNASLKIIRALKIEGGCNVQLALDPDSSQYYVIEVNPRVSRSSALASKATGYPIAKLAAKIAVGYTLDEIKNPVTGTTYACFEPALDYIVTKIPRWPFDKFEGANRKLGTQMKATGEVMAIGRNFEESLLKAVRSLEISAFHLEVKENHLTESEVEEKILRADDERLFYIAEAFRMGITVEQIHEWTKIDLFFLEKLHGIILLEDRVKERKHDAGILQKAKEKGFSDKWIAEAWGMDEYELYKFRQNENIMPVFKMVDTCAAEFESATPYYYGTYGDEDESVITDKKSVVVLGSGPIRIGQGIEFDYATVHTVWAIQEAGYEAIIINNNPETVSTDFSMSDKLYFEPLTVEDVMHVIQHEKPEGVIVQFGGQTAINLSEELERRGIKILGTSLDSMDLAEDRERFEKVMQKLSIPQPAGKTAFSVTDAVAIASSIGYPVLVRPSYVLGGRAMEIVYQASELLQYMENAARVNPDHPVLVDRYLEGKEIEVDAISDGTDVFIPGMMEHIERAGVHSGDSIAVYPPQTLPEEIKQKIIKRTISIAKGLNIVGLLNIQFVWHKDEVYVLEVNPRSSRTVPFLSKITGVPMANVATKVILGESLKKQGYETGYQKEADEVSVKVPVFSFAKLRRVDTYLGPEMKSTGEVMGRDKNLQKALYKGLIASGMKIPAYGTVLFTVADKDKAEALEMVKRFYEIGYTIMATEGTASIIEKEGIPVDVVGKIGSEGRNLLDVIRKGEAQFVVNTLTKGKIPARDGFRIRRECAENGVVCLTNLDTSVALLEVLESISFSAHALSSFTKNKKVLV; from the coding sequence ATGCCTAAACGACATGACATACGAAAGATTTTAGTAATTGGATCAGGACCGATTGTAATTGGACAAGCAGCAGAATTTGATTATGCAGGAACACAGGCTTGCCAAGCATTAAAGGAAGAAGGATACGAGGTTGTACTTGTAAACTCAAATCCTGCAACAATAATGACAGATCCGAACATGGCAGATAAAGTATACATCGAACCTTTAACACTTGAGTTTGTATCAAGAATCATCCGTCAGGAACGCCCAGATGGTCTTCTTGCAACACTTGGTGGACAAACTGGCCTTAACCTGGCCGTCGAACTCTTCAATTCCGGTATTTTAGAGGAATACAACGTGGAATTTTTAGGCACTAAGCTGCCTTCTATTCAACAAGCAGAAGACCGAGATCTGTTTAGAGAATTGATGAGAGAGCTGAATGAACCGGTTCCTGAGAGCGCGATTGTCCACAACATGGATGAGGCAAGAGAGTTTGTTGAAGAACACGGTTACCCAGTGATTATTCGACCTGCTTTCACATTAGGTGGAACTGGCGGCGGTATCGTTACCGATAAAGAAGAGTTTTTAGAAATCACACCGGCAGGTCTGCATGCAAGCCCAGTTGGACAAGTTTTGATTGAAAAGAGTATCGCAGGATTTAAAGAAATTGAATATGAAGTGATGAGAGATAAGAACGACACTGCAATCGTTGTATGCAACATGGAAAACATTGATCCAGTGGGTATCCATACAGGAGATTCAATCGTTGTTGCACCGAGTCAAACTTTAACAGACAGAGACTATCAGCTGCTGCGCAACGCTTCATTAAAAATAATCAGAGCATTGAAAATCGAAGGCGGCTGCAACGTTCAGCTGGCACTTGATCCAGATAGCTCACAATATTATGTAATCGAAGTAAATCCGCGTGTAAGCCGTTCATCAGCTTTAGCATCGAAAGCGACAGGTTATCCAATCGCAAAGCTTGCAGCTAAAATCGCGGTCGGCTATACATTAGATGAAATCAAAAACCCAGTAACAGGCACCACATACGCTTGTTTTGAACCAGCACTTGATTACATCGTAACTAAGATTCCAAGATGGCCATTTGATAAGTTTGAAGGTGCAAATCGAAAGCTTGGAACTCAAATGAAGGCGACAGGAGAGGTTATGGCAATCGGCCGCAACTTTGAAGAATCACTTTTAAAAGCGGTTCGTTCGCTTGAAATTTCAGCTTTCCACCTGGAAGTGAAAGAAAATCACCTTACAGAGTCAGAAGTAGAAGAAAAAATCCTGAGAGCAGATGATGAAAGATTATTCTATATCGCAGAGGCATTCAGAATGGGGATCACAGTTGAACAGATTCACGAATGGACAAAGATTGATCTGTTCTTCCTTGAAAAACTGCACGGTATTATTTTGCTGGAAGATAGAGTGAAGGAACGTAAGCATGATGCTGGGATCTTGCAAAAAGCAAAGGAAAAAGGATTCAGCGATAAATGGATTGCAGAAGCTTGGGGAATGGATGAATACGAGCTGTATAAATTCAGACAAAACGAAAACATCATGCCAGTTTTTAAAATGGTAGATACTTGTGCAGCAGAATTCGAATCAGCTACACCATATTATTATGGAACATATGGTGATGAAGATGAGTCTGTCATCACAGATAAAAAGAGCGTTGTTGTATTAGGTTCAGGGCCAATAAGAATCGGTCAAGGAATTGAATTCGACTATGCAACAGTTCATACAGTATGGGCGATTCAGGAAGCGGGTTATGAAGCCATTATCATAAACAATAACCCTGAAACAGTTTCTACAGATTTTAGTATGTCAGACAAGCTTTATTTCGAGCCATTGACTGTAGAAGATGTTATGCACGTGATTCAGCATGAAAAGCCAGAAGGAGTTATTGTGCAGTTTGGAGGACAAACGGCGATCAACCTTTCTGAAGAGCTTGAGAGAAGAGGAATCAAAATTCTTGGAACTTCGCTCGACAGTATGGATTTGGCAGAAGACAGAGAACGTTTCGAAAAAGTGATGCAGAAGCTTAGCATACCTCAGCCTGCTGGTAAAACTGCTTTTTCAGTAACAGATGCGGTAGCTATAGCGTCATCAATCGGATATCCGGTGCTCGTTCGTCCTTCATATGTACTTGGCGGACGCGCGATGGAGATTGTTTATCAGGCAAGCGAACTCCTGCAATATATGGAGAATGCAGCCCGGGTTAATCCGGATCATCCCGTATTAGTAGACAGATACCTTGAAGGAAAAGAGATAGAAGTTGACGCGATTTCTGACGGAACGGACGTCTTTATCCCAGGAATGATGGAGCATATCGAACGCGCAGGTGTTCACTCAGGTGACTCGATCGCGGTCTATCCTCCACAAACACTTCCTGAAGAGATTAAACAAAAAATAATCAAAAGAACGATTTCTATTGCAAAAGGCTTAAATATAGTCGGTCTCTTGAACATCCAATTTGTGTGGCATAAAGATGAAGTTTACGTACTTGAAGTGAACCCGCGGTCCAGCCGAACAGTTCCATTCTTAAGTAAGATTACAGGTGTGCCGATGGCGAATGTAGCAACAAAAGTGATCTTAGGTGAAAGCCTGAAGAAACAAGGATATGAAACGGGCTACCAAAAGGAAGCAGATGAAGTTTCCGTAAAAGTTCCAGTGTTCTCATTCGCAAAACTGCGCCGGGTCGATACGTATTTAGGACCTGAAATGAAATCAACAGGTGAAGTAATGGGAAGGGATAAGAATCTTCAAAAAGCGCTTTATAAAGGTCTTATCGCTTCTGGAATGAAGATTCCGGCATACGGAACTGTGCTCTTTACAGTGGCAGATAAAGATAAAGCTGAAGCACTTGAAATGGTAAAAAGATTTTACGAGATCGGCTACACTATTATGGCAACAGAAGGAACAGCAAGCATTATCGAAAAAGAAGGGATTCCAGTAGATGTAGTCGGCAAAATCGGTTCTGAAGGAAGAAACCTGCTTGATGTTATTCGAAAAGGTGAAGCACAGTTTGTTGTAAACACACTGACAAAAGGAAAGATCCCGGCAAGAGACGGTTTCCGAATCCGAAGAGAGTGTGCTGAAAACGGTGTAGTTTGTCTGACAAACCTGGATACTTCTGTAGCTTTGTTAGAAGTTCTTGAATCCATCTCATTCTCAGCTCATGCTCTTTCATCCTTCACAAAAAATAAAAAGGTGCTCGTATGA
- a CDS encoding carbamoyl phosphate synthase small subunit, translating into MKRYLILEDGTIFNGLAFGSNREANGEVVFTTSMTGYQEVLTDPSYCDQIITFTYPLVGNYGINRSDYESIRPAASGIIVNEHAEFPNHHEGIQSLSSWLTAKDIPGLYGIDTRKLTRKIRQHGTLKGRLSNTIENAQEIIDEMNASPLSTDQVSKVSTKSPYHLPNSGNRVVVVDFGVKTGMLRELSRRLCDVIVVPYNTPAADIIRLQPDGVLLSNGPGDPKDVPAGITMIQELLNYNIPILGICLGHQLLALACGGDTEKLKFGHRGSNHPVRDLETGKIALTSQNHGYAVTENSLMNTSLELTHQAVNDGTVEGLKHKEKPAFSIQYHPEASPGPQDSNPIFDDFMNMIKTTKKEGLMQNA; encoded by the coding sequence ATGAAACGTTACTTAATCTTAGAAGATGGCACAATTTTTAATGGTTTAGCTTTTGGATCAAATCGTGAAGCAAACGGAGAGGTTGTTTTTACAACGAGTATGACAGGCTATCAGGAAGTTCTTACAGACCCTTCATACTGCGACCAAATTATAACTTTCACGTATCCGCTAGTAGGCAATTATGGCATCAATCGTTCGGATTATGAATCCATACGGCCGGCAGCAAGCGGAATCATTGTAAATGAACATGCGGAGTTCCCTAACCATCATGAAGGAATTCAGTCCTTAAGCAGCTGGCTCACGGCTAAAGATATTCCAGGACTTTATGGAATTGATACTAGAAAATTAACAAGAAAAATCAGGCAGCACGGGACATTAAAGGGAAGATTGTCCAATACGATTGAAAATGCTCAAGAAATCATCGATGAGATGAACGCATCACCTTTATCAACAGATCAAGTATCAAAAGTTTCGACTAAATCACCTTATCACCTTCCAAACAGCGGAAATAGAGTGGTTGTTGTAGATTTTGGAGTAAAAACAGGTATGCTGAGAGAATTATCAAGAAGATTATGCGATGTAATCGTAGTCCCTTATAATACACCGGCTGCTGATATTATCCGCCTTCAGCCAGATGGTGTTCTCTTGAGCAACGGACCTGGTGATCCAAAAGATGTCCCTGCAGGCATAACGATGATACAGGAGCTTTTAAACTATAACATTCCGATTTTAGGAATCTGTTTAGGGCATCAGCTTCTTGCGCTAGCTTGCGGCGGTGATACTGAAAAGCTGAAATTTGGACATCGGGGATCGAATCATCCTGTAAGAGATCTTGAGACAGGTAAGATTGCGCTGACTTCACAAAATCACGGCTACGCCGTTACTGAAAATTCATTAATGAACACTTCTTTAGAACTTACACATCAGGCTGTAAACGATGGAACTGTTGAAGGATTAAAACATAAAGAGAAACCAGCATTTTCAATCCAATATCACCCTGAAGCATCACCTGGACCACAAGATTCTAATCCGATATTTGATGACTTCATGAATATGATTAAAACAACGAAGAAAGAAGGTTTGATGCAGAATGCCTAA
- the pyrF gene encoding orotidine-5'-phosphate decarboxylase, producing MENPVIIALDFENADKAKEFLSSFKGQSPYVKVGMELYYAEGPSFIKWLKERNFRIFLDLKLHDIPTTVHKAMKVLGSLNVDIVNVHAAGGTAMLKAAKEGLLAAGAYHTKLIAVTQLTSTTEKVLSDELLIKDTSLNDCVAHYAKLAKDSGLDGVVCSVQEANSIKKVCGYDFLTVTPGIRPQGADTHDQARIATPAEAARMGSDFMVIGRSITHSDQPVNTYKDILNEWRESYENNNRKTFA from the coding sequence ATGGAAAACCCCGTTATCATCGCGTTAGACTTTGAGAATGCAGATAAAGCGAAAGAGTTTCTTTCAAGTTTTAAAGGACAATCACCTTATGTAAAAGTAGGAATGGAACTTTACTATGCAGAGGGACCATCGTTTATCAAATGGCTGAAAGAAAGAAACTTTCGTATTTTCCTGGATTTAAAGCTTCACGATATCCCGACAACCGTTCATAAAGCAATGAAAGTGCTTGGCTCTCTCAATGTTGACATTGTCAACGTACATGCTGCAGGGGGAACTGCGATGCTGAAAGCAGCTAAGGAAGGTCTATTGGCAGCTGGTGCTTATCACACAAAATTGATAGCAGTTACACAGCTGACAAGTACAACTGAGAAAGTGCTGAGCGATGAACTTTTAATAAAAGATACCAGCTTAAACGACTGTGTTGCTCATTATGCAAAACTTGCAAAGGATTCAGGTTTAGACGGAGTAGTTTGTTCTGTTCAAGAAGCGAATTCTATTAAAAAAGTTTGCGGATACGATTTTTTAACAGTAACGCCAGGAATCAGACCACAAGGAGCAGATACTCACGATCAGGCGCGGATTGCGACACCTGCAGAAGCAGCTAGGATGGGTTCGGATTTTATGGTTATCGGAAGAAGCATTACACATTCGGATCAGCCAGTTAACACATATAAAGATATTTTAAACGAATGGAGAGAAAGCTATGAAAACAACAATCGCAAAACATTTGCTTAA
- the pyrE gene encoding orotate phosphoribosyltransferase, whose protein sequence is MKTTIAKHLLNIKAVTLSPEEPYTWSSGMKSPIYCDNRLILAYPELRKQVAEELVSMIKNHYPEADLIAGTATAGIPHAAFVADQMNLPMCYVRSSAKAHGKGKQIEGLTEKTKKAVVVEDLISTGKSSIQACQALQEAGVEVLGVAAIFSYGLEKGIEAFEKEGVSFQTVTNFSTLIKEAQESGTISGQGLSLLKEWQLDPENWGAASFSK, encoded by the coding sequence ATGAAAACAACAATCGCAAAACATTTGCTTAATATCAAAGCAGTTACACTTTCACCAGAGGAACCATACACATGGTCTTCAGGAATGAAATCTCCAATCTATTGTGATAACCGGTTGATTCTGGCTTATCCTGAACTGCGTAAACAAGTTGCTGAAGAATTAGTCTCAATGATTAAGAATCATTATCCTGAGGCCGATTTGATCGCTGGTACAGCTACTGCTGGCATCCCGCATGCTGCTTTCGTTGCAGACCAAATGAATTTACCGATGTGCTATGTAAGATCGAGTGCTAAAGCGCATGGTAAAGGAAAACAAATTGAAGGTCTAACCGAAAAAACGAAAAAAGCAGTTGTTGTTGAAGACTTAATTTCTACAGGTAAAAGCTCGATTCAAGCTTGTCAGGCACTTCAAGAAGCTGGAGTTGAAGTATTAGGTGTTGCAGCAATATTCAGCTATGGACTTGAAAAAGGGATAGAAGCTTTCGAAAAGGAAGGTGTTTCCTTCCAAACAGTCACGAATTTTAGTACATTAATAAAGGAAGCACAAGAAAGCGGTACGATTAGTGGACAAGGGCTTTCTTTATTAAAAGAATGGCAACTAGACCCTGAAAATTGGGGAGCTGCCTCTTTTTCCAAATAG
- a CDS encoding dihydroorotate dehydrogenase electron transfer subunit, which produces MKKHLLSITSNTEIARNIFEMKLTGPGTATMTVPGQFLHVSVGKHTSKLLRRPLSICDVDFEKEEVTLLYRAQGEGTKQLSQKQPGEIVDVLGPLGNGFFLETIDDSKTALLIGGGIGVPPLYYLGKKLREKGLKVKFILGYQSLEDSFYIEQFQEIGETIVTTVDGSFGIKGFVTDAMDQLTSDEPVIYSVGPAVMLKAVEQKAAGLNGFISLEERMGCGIGACFACVCPTENRQSGYVKICNDGPVFKMGEVVL; this is translated from the coding sequence ATGAAGAAACATTTGTTAAGCATTACTTCTAATACGGAAATTGCACGCAACATCTTTGAGATGAAACTGACTGGCCCTGGTACAGCAACAATGACTGTACCTGGTCAGTTTCTCCATGTCAGTGTCGGAAAACATACATCAAAACTGCTGCGCCGTCCGCTTTCAATCTGTGATGTTGATTTTGAGAAAGAAGAAGTCACACTTCTGTATAGAGCACAAGGAGAAGGAACAAAGCAATTAAGCCAAAAACAACCTGGTGAGATTGTTGATGTATTAGGACCTTTAGGAAACGGCTTTTTTCTTGAAACCATTGACGACAGTAAAACAGCATTACTGATCGGAGGCGGAATAGGAGTGCCTCCACTCTATTATCTTGGGAAGAAACTAAGAGAAAAAGGGTTGAAAGTTAAATTCATTTTAGGTTATCAATCTCTTGAAGACAGCTTTTATATCGAACAGTTTCAAGAAATAGGAGAAACAATCGTAACGACAGTTGATGGCTCTTTTGGCATTAAAGGATTTGTAACAGATGCGATGGATCAGCTTACTTCAGATGAACCTGTTATCTATTCGGTTGGACCTGCTGTAATGCTTAAAGCAGTTGAACAAAAAGCTGCTGGATTAAATGGATTCATCTCATTAGAAGAAAGAATGGGCTGTGGGATAGGTGCCTGCTTCGCATGCGTCTGCCCAACTGAAAACAGACAATCAGGCTATGTGAAAATATGCAACGATGGTCCTGTCTTTAAAATGGGGGAGGTTGTTTTATGA